The following are from one region of the Deinococcus roseus genome:
- a CDS encoding glycoside hydrolase family 43 protein — MTYTNPVISGFYPDPSICRVGEDYHLVTSSFEYFPGVPLFHSRDLVNWRQIGHVLTRQSQLEFPRWSASGGIFAPTLRYHDGTFYMITTNTSGQGNFVVHTQDIHGEWSDPVWIEQGGIDPSLFFDDDGTVYLSTSWSKGWPVPEDIDPDGAYWGIQQSVIDLKTGKRLSEPRVVWSGTGGRYPEGPHLYKIQGKYYLLMAEGGTERGHMITLGRSDSPWGPFESCPHNPILTHRSLYSPFQALGHGDLVEAHDGSWWMVCLGIRPQGNPETAHLGRETFLAPVHWTEEGWPVVGNSGRLGKINKSPDLPAHPWPEAEKAEFAGPQLDLKWVTLGHPREGMVSLSERPGALRLQGNALGLQDGPGVAFVGQRQQHYACNVSVHLDFDPQNEGEEAGITVWMNLQHHYDLYVTRQDGKRVVVLRKRIDDLMSCKAVPVQDGPVQLKINASPEVYQFSVQQGTAEQTVGSGVARYLAPEVAGGFTGVVLGLFASGNGQMPAAFFEGYQYLA; from the coding sequence ATGACCTACACCAACCCCGTGATTTCCGGTTTTTACCCGGACCCCAGCATTTGCCGGGTGGGAGAAGATTACCATCTGGTCACCAGTTCTTTCGAGTATTTTCCCGGTGTGCCGCTCTTTCACAGCCGGGACCTGGTGAACTGGCGGCAGATCGGGCATGTGCTCACCCGCCAGAGCCAGCTGGAATTTCCGCGCTGGTCGGCTTCGGGCGGCATTTTTGCTCCCACTTTGCGTTACCACGATGGCACCTTTTACATGATCACCACCAACACTTCAGGCCAGGGCAATTTTGTGGTGCACACGCAGGACATCCATGGTGAGTGGTCGGATCCCGTGTGGATTGAGCAGGGCGGCATCGACCCCTCTCTGTTCTTTGATGACGATGGTACGGTGTACCTGTCCACCAGCTGGTCAAAAGGCTGGCCTGTTCCAGAGGACATCGATCCAGATGGAGCATACTGGGGCATCCAGCAGAGTGTGATCGATCTCAAAACCGGAAAGCGGCTTTCAGAACCCCGGGTGGTGTGGTCTGGCACCGGTGGACGTTACCCGGAAGGCCCCCACCTCTACAAAATCCAGGGCAAGTATTACCTGCTGATGGCAGAAGGTGGCACCGAAAGAGGCCACATGATCACCCTTGGCCGCAGTGACAGTCCCTGGGGACCTTTTGAAAGCTGTCCCCATAACCCCATCCTGACGCACCGCAGCCTGTACAGCCCCTTTCAGGCCCTCGGACATGGCGATCTGGTGGAAGCGCACGATGGAAGCTGGTGGATGGTCTGTCTGGGCATCCGGCCCCAGGGCAATCCCGAAACGGCCCACCTGGGAAGGGAAACCTTTCTGGCTCCAGTGCACTGGACAGAAGAAGGCTGGCCTGTGGTGGGGAACAGCGGGCGACTCGGCAAAATCAACAAAAGCCCTGACCTTCCAGCCCATCCCTGGCCTGAAGCAGAGAAGGCAGAATTTGCAGGCCCACAACTGGATCTGAAATGGGTCACGCTGGGTCATCCCCGTGAAGGCATGGTTTCACTTTCTGAACGGCCTGGAGCCCTGCGCTTGCAAGGCAATGCACTGGGGTTGCAAGACGGTCCGGGCGTGGCTTTTGTGGGTCAGCGTCAGCAGCATTACGCCTGCAATGTGAGCGTTCACCTGGACTTTGATCCCCAGAATGAGGGTGAAGAAGCGGGAATCACTGTCTGGATGAACCTGCAACACCACTACGACCTTTATGTCACCCGACAGGACGGAAAGCGGGTGGTGGTGCTGCGCAAACGCATCGACGACCTGATGTCCTGCAAAGCTGTTCCTGTGCAGGATGGCCCGGTGCAACTGAAGATCAATGCTTCCCCTGAGGTGTACCAGTTCAGTGTGCAGCAGGGGACAGCAGAACAGACTGTCGGGTCAGGGGTCGCCAGGTACCTCGCTCCAGAAGTGGCCGGAGGGTTCACAGGCGTGGTGCTGGGATTGTTTGCCTCTGGCAACGGTCAAATGCCCGCAGCGTTTTTTGAGGGGTACCAGTATCTGGCCTGA
- a CDS encoding ATP-binding protein yields the protein MDPSPTIRAKRAAKSAKWLRACWQDEPGNPGNSALPCSGIAPATLLPTFLHSAGYQEPQPHKPRKQKQRILMLEINRISWQKINFIRNRHQSNTFVFLTGDNGTGKTTFLLRLANSFKKRVYKKPDLHIEFQGNPRKIITYSLAPFNKFDSLKFIDDDNIDLEQIGFSFSSSKYSLLFQAIVEFAQTEEKKLQILSVISEITGVDLNFSVRLKITSSKIKDISNFIYRDDIDLKVFQRVAARLLDMGSFSLAISPGSFKITEPSLFRMPDVSEKEFTLVVLEIILNIRRLGALQVQDIKIKKQEEWTTANNLSSGQISLFIGLSILASKIEDDTLVLIDEPETSLHPAWQRKYHELLMQISQHHQNCYFFIATHSPIIISEVDPQKHAIFNLSPENLLPSAHVHSEAPRSIEEVYASYFDILTPNSFLVKTVIIKAVQAYESRDDRKFRELKSELTSMLSEMDQDLRTLAQEVIKKEIKRG from the coding sequence GTGGATCCATCCCCTACCATAAGAGCCAAACGCGCTGCAAAGAGCGCAAAATGGCTCAGGGCGTGCTGGCAAGATGAACCAGGAAATCCGGGCAATTCGGCCCTCCCATGTTCTGGGATTGCACCTGCCACTCTTCTGCCCACTTTTTTGCACAGCGCTGGATACCAGGAACCACAACCCCACAAACCGAGAAAACAAAAGCAAAGGATCCTCATGCTTGAAATCAACAGAATCAGCTGGCAAAAAATAAATTTCATCAGGAACAGGCACCAGAGCAACACCTTTGTTTTTCTCACTGGGGACAATGGAACAGGGAAAACCACTTTTCTCCTGAGGCTGGCCAATTCTTTCAAAAAGAGGGTTTACAAAAAACCAGACCTTCACATTGAATTTCAGGGCAATCCCAGAAAAATCATCACCTATTCTCTAGCACCTTTCAATAAGTTTGATTCCCTCAAGTTCATAGATGATGACAACATAGATCTGGAGCAAATTGGGTTTTCGTTTTCATCCAGTAAATATTCTTTGCTTTTTCAGGCCATCGTTGAATTTGCACAAACCGAAGAGAAAAAGCTGCAAATACTTTCCGTAATCTCAGAGATCACTGGGGTAGATTTGAATTTTTCGGTAAGACTGAAAATCACAAGCAGTAAAATCAAAGATATTTCTAATTTTATCTATAGAGATGACATCGATCTCAAAGTATTTCAACGAGTAGCAGCACGGTTACTGGACATGGGCAGTTTTTCACTCGCTATTTCTCCAGGAAGTTTTAAAATCACAGAACCATCCCTTTTTAGAATGCCTGATGTCTCTGAAAAAGAATTCACCCTGGTGGTTCTGGAAATCATCCTGAACATCAGGCGTTTAGGAGCACTTCAGGTTCAAGACATCAAGATCAAGAAGCAAGAGGAATGGACCACTGCCAACAATTTAAGCTCAGGGCAGATTTCGCTTTTTATTGGCCTCAGCATTCTTGCAAGCAAAATTGAAGACGATACCCTGGTGCTCATTGACGAACCAGAAACCAGCCTGCACCCTGCCTGGCAAAGAAAGTACCACGAATTGCTCATGCAGATCAGCCAGCACCACCAAAATTGTTACTTCTTCATTGCCACACACTCACCCATCATCATTTCGGAAGTGGATCCTCAGAAACATGCCATTTTCAATCTCAGTCCAGAAAACCTTTTGCCTTCAGCCCATGTTCACTCCGAAGCCCCCAGAAGCATTGAAGAAGTGTACGCTTCATATTTTGACATCCTGACTCCCAACAGTTTTTTGGTCAAAACCGTCATCATTAAAGCCGTACAAGCTTATGAGTCAAGAGATGACAGGAAATTTCGGGAGCTGAAAAGCGAGTTGACTTCCATGCTTTCAGAAATGGATCAGGATTTGCGTACTCTGGCACAGGAAGTGATCAAAAAGGAAATCAAAAGAGGATGA
- a CDS encoding HNH endonuclease: MTLPKLANLTLFDATDLIVVKRINDLSLTGREKWDHEDFRPIYRKIKQILLTSQRQICYYCQKNLRDIDNDDWHIDHIVSIDEDDRHVFTEKNLVLACKWCNRRKNDKSTLVKKLKTKAYSESSANYYIVHPRLDNYFDHIEIFSSIIYTGKTSKGERTCFDCNLKRFWLNYISGIKSEDRAFTELVLHVLTTADRKLFEEFIKSYL; encoded by the coding sequence ATGACTCTTCCCAAGCTGGCAAACCTCACGCTCTTTGATGCAACAGATCTAATTGTTGTCAAAAGAATCAATGACTTGTCTTTAACTGGCAGAGAAAAATGGGATCACGAAGATTTTAGACCCATCTACAGAAAGATCAAGCAAATACTCCTAACCTCCCAGAGACAAATCTGCTATTACTGCCAAAAAAACCTTCGCGATATTGATAACGATGATTGGCACATAGATCATATTGTGTCCATAGATGAAGATGATCGCCATGTCTTTACAGAAAAAAATCTTGTTCTTGCGTGCAAGTGGTGCAACAGAAGAAAAAATGATAAATCCACTCTGGTAAAAAAACTAAAGACCAAAGCTTACAGCGAAAGTTCGGCCAATTATTATATAGTTCATCCCAGACTAGATAATTATTTTGATCATATAGAAATTTTTAGCAGTATAATTTATACAGGAAAAACCTCGAAAGGCGAACGCACCTGTTTCGACTGCAATCTAAAAAGATTCTGGCTGAATTATATTTCGGGAATAAAATCTGAAGACAGGGCTTTCACCGAGCTTGTTCTTCATGTTCTAACCACTGCAGACCGTAAGTTATTTGAAGAGTTCATAAAATCATATCTTTGA
- a CDS encoding diaminopropionate ammonia-lyase, with the protein MTEPRFYFAPHTQTFPRTAHPDLLDFHCRLPGYQQTPLVSVPLLAQVLGVKQVWVKDEQHRLGLPAYKILGASWATYRELQTRFGPFKSWETLQDLADQLKPFLPLTLVAATDGNHGRAVARTAHWLGLQAHILVPEDMVPARRKAIESEGATVEVIAGSYDDAVLAAAEFASERHLVISDTSWEGYTRVPGWVVEGYSTIFEEIDLQLQDVQAAQPDLVAVQMGVGSLAAAVIQHYAVADQNTRIVGVEPLQADCVLRSLQQGTLTAAPGPHLSSMAGLNCGHTSPLAWPFLQGGLSAAVAVPDAFAEDAMRLLAKEGVVSGESGAAGVAGLLALMSHPEAELFRENLGLTAESTVLVVSTEGATDPENHQRIVQG; encoded by the coding sequence ATGACAGAACCCCGTTTCTACTTTGCCCCTCACACCCAGACCTTTCCCCGGACAGCACATCCTGACCTGCTGGATTTTCACTGCAGGCTTCCCGGTTACCAGCAGACCCCTCTGGTTTCTGTGCCCCTTCTGGCCCAGGTGCTGGGCGTAAAGCAGGTGTGGGTGAAAGACGAGCAGCACCGTCTGGGGCTTCCTGCCTACAAGATTCTGGGGGCAAGCTGGGCCACTTACCGGGAACTCCAGACGCGTTTTGGTCCCTTCAAAAGCTGGGAAACCCTGCAAGACCTCGCGGACCAGCTGAAACCTTTTTTGCCCCTCACCCTGGTGGCCGCCACCGATGGCAACCATGGGAGGGCAGTGGCCCGAACGGCCCACTGGCTGGGACTGCAGGCCCACATTCTGGTTCCAGAGGACATGGTTCCGGCAAGGCGGAAAGCCATTGAGAGCGAAGGGGCAACCGTGGAGGTCATCGCTGGATCTTATGACGATGCGGTCCTGGCGGCAGCAGAGTTTGCCAGTGAGCGGCATCTGGTGATCAGCGACACCAGCTGGGAAGGCTACACCCGCGTTCCGGGCTGGGTGGTGGAGGGGTACAGCACCATCTTTGAGGAAATTGACCTGCAGTTGCAGGATGTACAGGCCGCTCAGCCCGATCTGGTGGCGGTGCAGATGGGGGTGGGTTCGCTGGCTGCTGCGGTCATTCAGCATTATGCAGTTGCGGATCAAAACACCCGCATTGTGGGTGTGGAACCTCTGCAGGCCGATTGTGTGCTCAGAAGCTTGCAACAGGGCACCCTGACCGCTGCGCCTGGCCCCCACCTTTCCAGCATGGCCGGACTGAACTGTGGGCACACCTCTCCTCTGGCATGGCCTTTTTTGCAGGGAGGTCTGTCTGCAGCGGTGGCCGTTCCAGATGCCTTTGCTGAAGACGCCATGCGCCTGCTGGCCAAAGAGGGGGTGGTTTCTGGCGAAAGTGGAGCTGCAGGTGTGGCAGGTTTGCTGGCCCTGATGTCCCACCCAGAAGCAGAACTGTTCCGGGAAAACCTGGGCCTGACTGCAGAGAGCACTGTGCTGGTGGTTTCCACCGAAGGGGCCACCGATCCAGAAAACCACCAGAGGATTGTGCAGGGCTGA
- a CDS encoding MFS transporter — protein MQRSVLKSDGSSTGTALSALSVAYFMLGTSTLSVVALSASISQELQVTGAQTGLLVTVFSLSFAAAALLSPLLVGHWPRKRLLLTGMALLMVGLLLGAVVPSFDLLLLTRLIAGIGGALVGPVISATASTLVPAEQQQQALSRVFAGFTLSTVLGIPMTSVVGPLLGWRGTLVLLSVLLLLTALFLWKQLPHVAGGQQVTLRTYQQVSRTPGLFPALFTTLLQIGSVFVLYGVIASYLTSRFGSNPAWISATFLSFGFAGVLGNSLVGTLNARLGNARMLLFSLVGGALTLLSLLFDPGVPLAGLISFMGLSFFGQMFQTPQQERMIRLNPQARNLMLGFNSATVYLGMSMGSLLGSQLLVTLGSPLLALPAFAMMLAGALLTGWATRKARIPVPSV, from the coding sequence ATGCAACGGAGCGTCTTGAAATCAGATGGATCCTCAACCGGCACGGCCCTCTCTGCCCTGTCGGTGGCCTATTTCATGCTGGGCACCAGCACCCTCTCGGTGGTGGCGCTCAGTGCCTCCATCAGCCAGGAATTGCAGGTGACCGGAGCACAGACCGGACTTCTGGTCACGGTGTTTTCGCTGTCTTTTGCAGCAGCAGCCCTGCTTTCCCCCCTTCTGGTCGGACACTGGCCCCGCAAACGGCTGCTGCTCACCGGCATGGCCCTCCTGATGGTGGGCTTGCTGCTGGGAGCGGTGGTGCCCAGTTTTGACTTGCTGCTCCTGACCCGTCTGATTGCAGGCATTGGTGGTGCCCTGGTGGGACCGGTGATTTCTGCCACAGCCAGCACGCTGGTGCCCGCAGAACAGCAGCAACAGGCCCTCTCCCGTGTGTTTGCAGGCTTTACCCTTTCCACTGTTCTGGGCATCCCCATGACTTCCGTGGTGGGTCCCCTGCTGGGCTGGAGGGGTACCCTGGTGCTGCTCTCTGTGCTCTTGCTGCTGACCGCACTGTTCCTCTGGAAGCAGCTTCCTCACGTTGCAGGCGGTCAACAAGTCACCTTGCGCACCTACCAGCAGGTCTCCCGCACCCCTGGACTTTTCCCCGCCCTCTTCACCACCCTGCTGCAAATCGGAAGTGTGTTTGTGCTGTACGGGGTGATTGCCAGTTACCTGACCAGCCGTTTTGGCAGCAACCCCGCCTGGATTTCCGCCACCTTCCTGTCTTTTGGATTTGCTGGTGTGCTGGGCAATTCCCTGGTGGGCACGTTAAACGCACGGCTGGGAAACGCCAGAATGCTGCTGTTCAGCCTGGTGGGTGGAGCCCTCACCCTGCTTTCTTTGCTTTTTGATCCCGGGGTGCCCCTGGCAGGCCTGATCAGCTTCATGGGCCTGTCCTTCTTTGGGCAGATGTTCCAGACCCCCCAGCAGGAACGCATGATCCGCCTGAACCCCCAGGCCAGAAACCTGATGCTGGGCTTCAACTCGGCCACCGTGTATCTGGGCATGAGCATGGGGTCCCTGCTGGGCAGCCAGTTGCTGGTCACGCTGGGCAGTCCGCTGCTGGCCCTTCCTGCTTTTGCCATGATGCTGGCCGGGGCTTTGCTGACCGGGTGGGCCACCCGCAAAGCCAGAATCCCGGTGCCTTCAGTCTAA
- a CDS encoding TetR/AcrR family transcriptional regulator yields MSTGRPRNHAHSDAAKEAALHLLKEQGYAAISMEGIAQHTGIAKQTLYRRWKSKRDLILDAFVDQADRIPLVPPTGNLQEDLRLYLQQTAVLLNSDCGTTNRALLAEGLQDAAFLKELREKHLIKRRNRLAEILRRPFQFSAEQEEYLIDLALGPVWYRLLIQNAPLNEAFMDQVARDVAAAALKLSET; encoded by the coding sequence ATGTCCACAGGCAGACCCCGCAACCACGCCCACTCAGACGCCGCCAAAGAAGCGGCCTTACACCTGCTGAAAGAACAGGGCTACGCGGCCATCAGCATGGAAGGCATCGCCCAGCACACCGGCATTGCCAAACAGACCCTGTACCGCCGCTGGAAAAGCAAACGGGATCTGATTCTGGACGCCTTTGTGGATCAGGCAGACCGCATCCCGTTGGTCCCGCCCACTGGAAACCTGCAAGAAGACCTGCGCCTGTACTTGCAGCAAACCGCAGTGCTCTTAAACAGCGATTGTGGCACCACCAACCGTGCCCTGCTGGCCGAGGGTTTGCAGGACGCTGCCTTTCTGAAAGAACTGCGCGAAAAACACCTGATCAAACGCCGCAACCGCCTCGCAGAAATCCTGCGGCGACCATTCCAGTTCAGCGCAGAGCAGGAAGAATACCTGATCGATCTGGCCCTCGGTCCGGTGTGGTATCGCCTGCTGATCCAGAATGCTCCCCTCAATGAGGCTTTCATGGATCAGGTGGCACGGGATGTGGCCGCAGCAGCGCTGAAGCTCTCAGAAACCTGA
- a CDS encoding ArgE/DapE family deacylase — protein sequence MTADLQTLLSQLVAIDSTNPDLVPEGKGEGEISLFVERWFQDQGIPAERQQVAPGRYNVIARVLGTGNGRSLLLNAHLDVVGTAGMQNPFVPRIENGRLYGRGAYDMKGGLAACMVALLKARDLQLAGDVILTAVADEEYASIGMQHALKTISADAAIVTEPTELALCIAHKGFTWHEITTTGKAAHGSRPDLGTDAIAHMGRVLGKIEQWQQDLQARPAHPLLGHGSVHASLIQGGQELSSYPEKCVLQIERRTLPHEEVPQIEAELQALLFELSHADASFAVQHQTTLHRPGFEVPAEAPIVQVVLQEATQVLQHPPALQGMTFWMESALLQQAGIPAVVFGPSGAGAHATEEWVELESVQQCCEVLVRSIRAFCQSV from the coding sequence ATGACCGCAGACCTGCAGACCCTGCTCAGCCAGCTGGTGGCCATCGACTCCACCAATCCAGACCTCGTCCCGGAAGGCAAAGGGGAAGGTGAGATTTCCCTTTTTGTGGAAAGGTGGTTTCAAGACCAGGGCATCCCGGCCGAGCGCCAGCAGGTTGCACCAGGCCGCTACAATGTGATCGCTCGGGTTCTGGGAACAGGCAACGGGCGCAGCCTGCTGCTCAATGCCCATCTGGATGTGGTGGGAACAGCTGGCATGCAAAATCCTTTTGTGCCCCGCATCGAAAACGGCAGGCTGTATGGGCGCGGGGCCTACGACATGAAAGGGGGCCTTGCGGCCTGCATGGTGGCCCTGTTAAAAGCCAGGGACCTGCAGCTTGCAGGAGATGTGATTCTCACCGCCGTGGCAGATGAAGAATACGCCAGCATCGGCATGCAGCACGCTTTAAAGACCATTTCTGCAGATGCAGCCATCGTCACGGAACCCACCGAACTTGCGCTGTGCATTGCCCACAAAGGTTTCACCTGGCATGAGATCACCACCACAGGAAAAGCCGCCCATGGTTCCCGCCCCGATCTGGGCACAGATGCCATTGCTCACATGGGACGGGTGCTGGGCAAAATCGAGCAGTGGCAGCAGGACCTGCAGGCCAGACCTGCCCATCCCCTGCTGGGCCATGGATCGGTGCATGCCTCCCTGATTCAGGGGGGTCAGGAGCTCTCCAGCTACCCGGAGAAATGCGTTCTGCAGATAGAAAGGCGCACCTTGCCCCATGAGGAGGTACCCCAGATCGAGGCTGAGTTGCAAGCCCTGCTGTTCGAACTCAGCCATGCAGACGCCAGCTTTGCGGTCCAGCACCAGACCACCCTGCACCGTCCTGGCTTCGAGGTTCCTGCAGAGGCCCCGATTGTGCAGGTTGTTCTGCAGGAAGCCACCCAGGTGCTGCAGCACCCTCCGGCACTCCAGGGCATGACCTTCTGGATGGAATCTGCCCTCTTGCAACAGGCAGGCATTCCAGCAGTGGTTTTTGGACCCTCCGGGGCAGGTGCACACGCCACCGAAGAATGGGTGGAACTTGAATCTGTTCAGCAGTGCTGTGAGGTGCTGGTGCGCAGCATTCGGGCATTTTGCCAATCTGTTTGA